The following proteins come from a genomic window of Miscanthus floridulus cultivar M001 chromosome 2, ASM1932011v1, whole genome shotgun sequence:
- the LOC136539137 gene encoding cytochrome P450 78A1-like, with product MAVASAASSCTDGTWWVYALPALLGSDTLCAHQALLAGLLFLTTVTAALLAWAASPGGPAWAHGRGRLGATPIVGPRGLPVFGSIFALSNGLPHRALAAMARAAGPRAKELMAFSVGDTPAVVSSCPATAREVLAHPSFADRPVKRSARELMFARAIGFAPNGEYWRRLRRVASTHLFSPRRVAAHEPGRQGDAEAMLHSVAAEQAATGTVVLRLHLQAAALNNIMGSVFGTRYNVTSGAGATEAELLKSMVREGFELLGAFNWSDHLPWLAHLYDPSNVTRRCAALVPRVQTFVRGVIDEHRRRRQYSAAIDDNADFVDVLLSLEGDEKLQDDDMVAILWEMIFRGTDTTALLTEWCMAELVRHPAVQARVRAEVDAAVGAGGCPTDADVARMPYLQAVVKETLRAHPPGPLLSWARLATADVPLSNGMVVPAGTTAMVNMWAITHSAAVWADPDAFAPERFLPSEGGADVDVRGVDLRLAPFGAGRRVCPGKNLGLTTVGLWVARLVHAFEWALPDGAPPVCLDEVLKLSLEMKTPLAAAAIPRTA from the exons ATGGCGGTGGCCTCCGCGGCTTCCTCGTGCACGGACGGCACGTGGTGGGTGTACGCGCTCCCGGCGCTGCTCGGCTCAGACACCCTGTGCGCCCACCAGGCCCTCCTGGCCGGCCTGCTCTTCCTGACCACCGTCACGGCGGCTCTGCTGGCGTGGGCCGCGTCGCCGGGAGGGCCGGCATGGGCGCACGGCCGCGGCCGCCTCGGTGCCACTCCTATCGTGGGGCCCCGCGGTCTCCCCGTGTTCGGCAGCATCTTCGCGCTGTCCAACGGGCTGCCGCACCGCGCCCTCGCTGCGATGGCCCGCGCCGCGGGGCCCCGGGCTAAGGAGCTCATGGCCTTCTCCGTCGGGGACACGCCCGCGGTCGTGTCGTCGTGCCCGGCCACGGCGCGTGAGGTGCTCGCGCACCCGTCCTTCGCCGACCGCCCCGTGAAGCGGTCGGCGCGGGAGCTCATGTTCGCGCGCGCCATCGGGTTCGCGCCCAACGGCGAGTACtggcgccgcctccgccgcgtCGCGTCCACGCACCTCTTCTCCCCGCGCCGCGTCGCCGCGCACGAGCCAGGACGCCAGGGCGACGCGGAGGCCATGCTCCACTCCGTCGCCGCCGAGCAGGCCGCCACTGGCACGGTCGTCCTCCGCCTGCACCTCCAGGCCGCCGCTCTCAACAACATCATGGGGAGCGTCTTCGGCACGCGTTACAACGTCACATCCGGCGCCGGCGCCACGGAGGCCGAGCTGCTCAAGAGCATGGTGCGCGAGGGGTTCGAGCTCCTCGGCGCCTTCAACTGGTCTGACCACCTCCCCTGGCTCGCCCACCTGTACGACCCCAGCAACGTCACCCGCCGGTGCGCCGCGCTCGTGCCGCGCGTCCAGACCTTCGTCCGTGGCGTCATCGACGAGCACCGGCGCCGCCGCCAATACTCCGCAGCCATCGACGACAATGCTGACTTCGTCGACGTGCTTCTCTCCCTCGAGGGCGACGAGAAGCTCCAAGACGACGACATGGTCGCCATCCTCTGG GAGATGATCTTCCGCGGTACGGACACGACGGCGCTTCTAACCGAGTGGTGCATGGCGGAGCTGGTGCGCCACCCGGCGGTGCAGGCGAGGGTGCGCGCCGAGGTGGACGCAGCCGTCGGCGCCGGCGGTTGCCCCACCGACGCCGACGTGGCGCGCATGCCGTACCTGCAGGCGGTCGTGAAGGAGACGCTTCGCGCCCACCCGCCTGGCCCGCTGCTGAGCTGGGCGCGCCTCGCCACCGCCGACGTGCCCCTCTCCAACGGCATGGTGGTCCCGGCCGGCACCACGGCGATGGTAAACATGTGGGCCATCACCCACTCTGCCGCCGTGTGGGCCGACCCGGACGCGTTCGCGCCGGAGCGGTTCCTGCCCTCCGAGGGCGGCGCCGACGTGGACGTCCGCGGCGTCGACCTCCGCCTTGCCCCGTTCGGCGCCGGTCGCCGCGTCTGCCCCGGCAAGAACCTGGGGCTTACCACCGTGGGCCTCTGGGTCGCCCGCCTCGTGCACGCCTTCGAGTGGGCGCTGCCTGATGGCGCGCCGCCCGTCTGCCTCGACGAGGTCCTCAAGCTCTCCCTGGAGATGAAGACGCCGCTCGCCGCCGCGGCCATCCCCCGCACCGCCTGA